Proteins from one Triticum aestivum cultivar Chinese Spring chromosome 7A, IWGSC CS RefSeq v2.1, whole genome shotgun sequence genomic window:
- the LOC123147601 gene encoding uncharacterized protein gives MDPSRPLLGRGAFLSSSAHAAAAIILIAFLLLTLLRLPLSPSISIYTPPPLASTPHHHLQHQDHEDQEQEDASSCDLSSPLDCADPRLFHLMMRSAIDAFPAVHFARFGRPVPGDPPSASCDMAWRARTNASASASPTATTKDYRRFAIARDPHTCAYSVTSIGDYHSGPNARKPRPGASNATAAPPPPPLSRSQFAAATYLSYHGGGDRCKLMPHYMRSLLCALAEARYLNRTLVLDLSLCLAASYTAAGMPEEGKRLAFYFDIDHLRSSVVDIIEERQFWEDWDRWGAQGQLGLRLIEDTRVAPTKFSKAKDTLIVRKFGDVEPGNYWYHVCEGEAERVLPPPRHAIRLAPSLMSIVDDIISSMQQDFDSVHVGGSVEDLIQRIEDGVDVRRQVYIAGEGINTVSMEVLKAKYNNLRYLDEFQRLWRKDSKWFLEMKRLNGGVPVKFDGYMRELVDREVFLKGKKKVEVLH, from the coding sequence ATGGATCCGAGCCGGCCACTCCTGGGGCGCGGCGCCTTCCTCTCCTCCTcggcgcacgccgccgccgccatcatcctcatcgccttcctcctcctcaccCTGCTCCGCCTCCCGCTCTCCCCCTCCATCTCCATCTATACCCCTCCCCCCCTCGCCTCcacgccccaccaccacctgcagcACCAGGACCATGAAGACCAGGAGCAGGAGGACGCCTCGTCCTGCGACCTCTCCTCCCCGCTGGACTGCGCCGACCCACGCCTCTTCCACCTCATGATGCGCAGCGCCATCGACGCCTTCCCCGCCGTCCATTTCGCCCGCTTCGGCCGCCCCGTCCCCGGCGACCCGCCCTCCGCTTCCTGCGACATGGCATGGCGCGCCCGCACcaacgcctccgcctccgcctcccccaccgccaccaccaaggaCTACCGCCGCTTCGCCATCGCGAGGGACCCACACACCTGCGCCTACTCCGTCACCTCCATCGGTGATTACCACTCCGGCCCCAACGCCCGCAAGCCTCGGCCCGGCGCCTccaacgccaccgccgccccgcccccgccgccgctctcCCGCTCCCAGTTCGCCGCCGCCACCTACCTCTCCTACCACGGCGGAGGCGACCGCTGCAAGCTCATGCCACACTACATGCGGAGCCTCCTATGCGCCCTCGCCGAGGCGCGCTACCTCAACCGCACCCTCGTCCTCGACCTCAGCCTCTGCCTGGCGGCCTCCTACACAGCCGCCGGCATGCCTGAGGAGGGCAAGCGCCTCGCCTTCTACTTCGACATCGACCACCTCCGGTCGTCCGTGGTGGACATCATCGAGGAAAGACAGTTCTGGGAAGATTGGGACAGGTGGGGAGCACAGGGCCAGCTCGGGCTCCGGCTCATTGAGGACACTAGGGTTGCCCCCACCAAGTTCTCGAAAGCTAAGGACACCCTGATTGTCAGGAAATTTGGGGACGTCGAGCCAGGGAATTACTGGTACCATGTGTGTGAGGGTGAGGCAGAGCGTGTGCTCCCTCCGCCGCGCCATGCCATACGTTTGGCACCAAGTTTGATGAGCATTGTTGATGATATCATCTCAAGTATGCAGCAAGACTTCGATTCCGTCCATGTTGGTGGCAGTGTTGAGGACCTCATCCAGCGAATCGAGGATGGTGTTGATGTACGAAGGCAAGTGTACATTGCCGGAGAGGGGATCAACACGGTCTCCATGGAGGTGCTTAAGGCAAAGTACAACAACTTGCGTTACCTGGATGAGTTTCAGAGGCTCTGGAGAAAAGACAGCAAGTGGTTCTTGGAGATGAAGAGGCTCAATGGTGGAGTTCCTGTGAAGTTTGATGGGTACATGCGTGAGCTGGTTGACAGGGAGGTCTTCCTCAAGGGCAAGAAGAAGGTCGAGGTGCTCCACTGA